A stretch of DNA from Vanacampus margaritifer isolate UIUO_Vmar chromosome 1, RoL_Vmar_1.0, whole genome shotgun sequence:
CCAGGGAGCTCTTTGAAAGCTGGTGCACAGACAAGAGAAATGGAGTCATCATCGCCGGCTACTGTGTGGAGGGAACGTTGGCCAAGGTCAGCTGGCACCATTTTCCCCACATGAGCGCATACATGTGCATGTCAGTGTGAGAAAAGTTCATTTCGTACGCTTTTTCAGTTTGTGAAGGGAAACTTGTGAAAATATCCATTGAAGATAGGAGAAGAGTTTTAAGAAGTCCAATttctacattaaaaatgtttatgtaaTGTTAAAATTTCTATAGATTTTGAATTTGGGGGAtttggaaaagtttttttttgcgtattaggaccacgtataaatatattttttttagagggcaggggcaatattccgagaaaaaaacttgcaaatttgccacttcataactcacaaatttatgagtttttttctttataaagtggcaaatttgcgagaaaaaaactcgtaaatttgcgagtttattaagtggcaaatttgcgataaggacaaatacacgtagcatagctatagtcaaatcatgtgaggattcgttggtgtttaatgggatactgtttacaaaatgaaaaggcaggatgaagacggattcattcttaaatttaaactttactcgtcattcaccgcagctagagcgacaacacttcctgatcccctatcagctgactaacactaaccaatcagatgctagcatactttaggtaaatgctagtgaatggcggagagcagcagattcgacacatcaacttagatacatgtacaaaaaaaaaaaaacaacaccaacatgtaaataataattctggaaacataaatatacatttgaacaaattaacttaaatgtttgatCGTACAATTAATATTAGTAATTGATCCGTCTGGTATTTCTAGCTATAATAGCATAAACAAAATGTGATCACTACCAGATACTGTCGCTGATGTTAGTATGCAGTATTTCATGCGCATATGAATGTGAACGCAACTCACAAGTGGTGACCGCGTTTGTTGCGCAGCACATCATGTCCGAGCCGGAGGAGATCACCACCATGTCAGGACAAAAGCTGCAGCTGAAGATGTCGGTGGACTACATCTCCTTCTCGGCCCACACTGACTACCAGCAGACCAGCGAGTTCATTCGTGCTCTTAAACCTCCACACGTGGTAGGGaagcataacaaaaaaaaaaaaaaagtatgaactAGTTAGCTACACACACAGGGCAAcatattacgttttttttttatatatatatatagctataCAGTGCTTTGTGAAAGTATTAGCTCctcttgattattttatttttttttacattttgccaCATTGCAGGCATCAaacaaagattaaaaatttaaaacagaacaaaatgttttttacaaaataccTGAAAAGTAGTTCATGTGAAATGATtacacccccttttctctcagtgcagccaaacAAAATACCTGAAAAGTAGTTCATGTGAAATGATtacacccccttttctctcagggCAGCCAAACAAAAATACCTGAAAAGTAGTTCATGTGAAATGATtacacccccttttctctcagtgcagccaaacAAAATACCTGAAAAGTAGTTCATGTGAAATGATTACactcccttttctctcagtgcagccaaacAAAATACCTGAAAAGTAGTTCATGTGAAATGATtacacccccttttctctcagtgcagccaaacAAAATACCTGAAAAGTAGTTCATGTGAAATGATTAcgcccccttttctctcagtgcagccaaacAAAATACCTGAAAAGTAGTTCATGTGAAATGATTAcgcccccttttctctcagtgcagccaaacAAAATACCTGAAAAGTAGTTCATGTGAAATGATtacacccccttttctctcagtgcagccaaccaAAATACCTGAAAAGTAGTTCATGTGAAATGATTAcgcccccttttctctcagtgcagccaaacAAAATACCTGAAAAGTAGTTCATGTGAAATTATTAcgcccccttttctctcagtgcagccaaccaAAATACCTGAAAAGTAGTTCATGTGAAATTATtacacccccttttctctcagtgcagccaactgacCCCAGAAGTGTATTTAAGTGTCTAGTGCTGTCGATCGGTTAAAAATGGCATCTTGCCGCCCTCAGATCTTGGTCCACGGCGAGCAGAACGAGATGGCGCGCCTGAAAGCGGCGCTTATCCGAGAGTACGAGGACAACGATCAGGTTCACATCGAAGTCCACAACCCCCGTAACACAGAGTCTGTTACCCTCAACTTCAGAGGAGAGAAACTGGCCAAGGTTATTAAACGTCATTCATTTCGTTAGCTTGCACAGACGTAATGAAATATATCATATTGTGACAgtaatgagttttaaaaaatgtatgctaTGAGGCTACGTGTTGATGGTTTGATTAGCTTTCATAGCCTTGATGTGATAGCGCTGTTGTGTTCAGGTGATGGGCTCTCTGGCGGATCAGAAATGCATTCAGGGTCAGAGGGTGTCGGGCATCCTGGTGAAGAAGAACTTCAACTACCACATCCTCAACCCTTCGGACCTTTCACGTGAGTCACCGACCCACCCGTCATGCCGCACGGTACGTTGTCAACATGCTAGGTTTTTGCAGTGTATACAGAGCTGGCCATGAGTACAGTGAAGCAGACGCAGGCCATCCCCTTCACCGGACCCTACTCGCTGCTCGTCTGCCACCTGAGGAACCTCACAGGTGAGCCTTCGTGCATGCATTTGACATTTATCTGCAGATTTtgcacactcaaaaaaaaactggttgaCTATAGGTGACGTGGAAGAGCTGGATGGAACCgagaagaagacgctgaggatctTCCAAAGTATCACTCTGATCCACGAAGTGGGCATGGTTCTGCTGGAGGTGAGCGCCGGGGACGCTCGTCGGCGAACATCGGTTGCGCTGCAGTCGTCCGACTTCTCCTATTTTGCTTTCAGTGGATTGCTAACCCGCTCAACGACATGTACGCCGACGCCATCACCACCGTGGTGCTGGAGGTCCAGTCCAATCCAAAGGCTCAGAAAGGTTGGGACTAGTTGTTGGTAACAGGACTTGAGATGTCTAATTATTTGCTTTGTAcgttcctgaaaaaaaaaattattcgtTAAATCTAGTCTAATAGTAAATCACTTGTGTGTTTAGTCATGGAAACCCAAAGTTCCATTTTAGACATGGACGTCTTTCAGAGTCGACTAGAAGTCATGTTACAGTGAGTAGTGTGACATATTTACAGTCCCCGTTGTCATGATCAGAAGGGTTAAGTCAGctttgtttggtttggtttcaggGACATGTTTGGACAGGACTACGTGGACATCAGCGATAGTCAAAATATCTCGGTGACCGTCGACGGCAAGTCGGTGAATATTTGCCTGGAAACGCGGGTGAGACGCTTTCATATTGCGCGACATTGCTTCGCACCTAAAACGGGTGACTTGTCGTTCCACCCAATTTACCCATTTCTCCCACCCCAGTCGGTGAGCAACGAGGATGAGGACACAGAAGACGATTCCCTGAGGGAGCTGGTGGAGCAAGCCGTGCATCACCTCTTTGATGCCCTTAACCCGATCACGTCATTCACGCCATCGCTCAAGTCTTGAGTTGATGGCGTTTTTGAAGTGACACTTAGCATTAGCTCCGGATAACACTAAGTCACGTTGAAGAGCTCATAGATCATTGTCAGTATCTTTAACATGTTGTGTTGTTCTTTTTAACATGCAAGCagttctatttatttgtatttatagtaTTTAtatgttgctaaaaaaaaaaatgtgcactgACTTGTGTTTTAACCCTTAATGTGAATTTCTAATTGAACTAAATGGTCAGTATTTAACAACAAACTAGTGTCAAGGGTCATATTTTCTCAGCAATTTGAATTTCTTCAAAAATACACGTTCAAGCTTATTTAGAATGACAAAGCAAATGTAGTGCTGTTCCAGGTATGGCTCATTTATTAATGGAGGACAAAAGCattttgctccccaaaataaaAGGCAATTTTTTCTAGAACTTTGCACTTCCCAAAAAGACTGATcatcaaaacatttataaataattaatattttttaaatcaatcagaGTGTGACATGACTTATTGTAAGTCAAAGAAGCTTAACTGTGATACAGTGACATTTATTCCGCTGTCaaggacagaaagaaaaaaaattaattaatctcTAAAAGGCCATTGTTACAATTCGCTCTGTAGTCCATAATTTACTATATAAATACCTATTATGATGTTCGACTGTGCATGAACAATATGTTAAGGTTTTTAAAAGTGGTCCATTTCCCCGCATCATCTCGACGCTCCTCCCCTCAAGGTGGCCACAAGCGCCAAGGCGGCAAGGAGCAGCATGACCACGCCCACCTCCGTGGCACTCTCCCTGTTCCTCTCGCCCACCGACTCCTCGCGTCTCCTCAGCATCTCCTCCTTCCGTTGCCGATGGTCTCTGTCCCTCTGGAGCTGCTCGCCGTAATGCGAGCGAAAGAACTCGTCGAAGTTGAACGTGCTCCCACGGGGGTCAAACGCCGCCTTCTTCCCTCCCGTCGACGAGGACCCTGGTCCGGTGGGCTTGGCAGCGGAGGGACCGGCCCGGGGCTTGTTGTTCAGGTCGAAGTGGCTCAAGAGGCCGCGGTCGTACTTCTTCCGCAAGCCCTTGTGGCCCAGCACCGCGTAGGCCTCGCTGATGTCCGAGAAGCGAATGGTGGCGTCGTCGTTGCCAGCGTTTCTGTCAGGGTGGTGGAGGAAGCATTGTTTGTAGTAGGCGGTTTTGATCTGGGCTTGGGTGGCCTTGGGAGACACGCCGAGGATGTCGTAGTAGCCCGTTTTGCTTCTGTAAAGAGGTTCATCTGGGGCACCATTTCCATAAGTCCTGATGAAcgttaaatgtccccaaaaggTCGCCGGGTGAGCGCTGCTTTGCGGGGAGAAAATCCCAAGAGAGTCACCATGGCCCCGCCAAGTAGAAGCATGTCCGCGACTTGCACTTTTATCGTTCTTCAACCCTAAACAACAATCAACACCACGTCCACTGACATCATGTGAAATCCCAACAGTTACGTCCGAGTTCTTTACGTCTCCATACAGTCGATCTCGGTTAAAATCCACGAATAAACCCCCGTTGGATAACGTCAAAGAGTGCACTGTACCTTGTTTGTGCTTGCCAGTATGTTTCAGTGGGGAATAGTTGCATATTTTCGGGGAAACGTTGAACGTACTTCTGCCAAAACGGAGCATGACCTCCGCCATGTTTGCCAAATCCAAACACGGAAGTGATTGTCTTtcttttagttgtttttttattttgtgcagtGCCCTCTATTGCCCAGGATGGCGAAGTGAAGGCAACAATTTCAgtctttttacaattttgtttttaaaattaaataataaagaaagaataaacgtttttatttaagatagattttataataattcatatactGTAGTATTATAAAATTTATACTCACCCCCGAAGACCGCATTTCCCCCCAGTGATGGGAGTCTGCTCCAGTTTGAATTATCTGTTAAATCAGTGTTGAAAATTATTGTGGGAAGTGAGCGTCTCCacgttaatatatttttttataaattcgttcaggttttaattttttttaattattttttttagcattattcatcattcaaatacaaACAATCAAGGCAAACATTCGCAGTTAAACAGCAccaagaacaaaataaaataaaaataaattaaacaagaaaaaaagtgaggaaTTTACTTCAAAAGAAGATACCGGTCTATTAAAGAAAATAGTCTCTGGGCGCTTTTGTTACATATGAAATAtaaggatttattttatattattttgtatagcttgagttcattttttcaaattgttgatGTGAGGCTTCGCCTTGATGTATTTGCatttatgaataaaatgtttcacTAGAGAAATATTGTTTAGGTTAGGCACATTCGTGTCGAGAAGTTGAGGGTTATGTAATGCGCATGCGCCATACAACTGGCGTCAAGTGCTTCATGAATGGCATGACAAGCCGACATGTCTAAATTTAAAACTTTAATCTGGCCTCAAGTGATTCTTTTCGGGGATTCCATCACACAGGTTGGCTGCTGTTACATAAGGACTGGCTTTATGAATTTCACTTTTCTTGCTGTAGTTGTTCGTTCGCTGTTATGCTATGTTGCTAGCTGACTTTATTGTTGGTTCTTTCAGGGCTCCTTCCAAGTGAACGGATGGGGTTCGGGTATCGCCGATAAATTAGCAAGGTCTTTCCGTTCCTATATTATCCCAGACTAGTCGATGTATATTTCGGAGACTAAACAATGGGGATGTGTGTTTTTCGACCAGGAAGTGTGATGTAGTCAACAGAGGACTGTCGGGCTACAATTCCCGATGGGGAAAGATTGTTCTTCCCAGGATAGTGCATGAGGACGAGTCGGCAAATATTGCAGCGGTTACTGTCTTTTTTGGAGCCAACGACTGCGCCCTGCAAGGTACAACTCTACATACGGCTGCACCGACATAACGATCAAGTTTCCGCGGCGGCGGAATACGTCGTCGCGCAACATAAAAAGTTGCGCTCcgccacgtttttttttttcattgtattgttttctttacggcatggaagttttttttattttaaagtgttttggaagtgattttcatacaaataattACTCGAATTGATCGTATATGAATAACATTGcaaaaagatgcaaaaaaaatgcatacacgtttaacatttgtgttattaattGGTCAATAAATTCGattacaattataaatattaaaactagCATGAAATACCTCGTGAGGCTAATCAAGTGTGccgccatctggtggccaaCAGTAGAACACTCAAAataaagaagggggggggggggtcacgtgtttattgatttattgtaaagaatgaaattaaataatattttagcaGTTGGATGGACTAATCGCATCTCCAATTAAGCCGACttttaacaaaagcaaactATTGCGGTTTCATAATCtttcccaatttttttccaaaagtcttagcataggtgtcaaactgcggtcctcgagggccgcaggttttggaggtttccctcttccaacacaagctgattccaatcagcagtatcgttatcaggcttatgcagagcttgctgatgagctgatcatatatcagctgtgttggagaacggaaacatccaaaacctgcaggactgcggccctccaggacttgagtttgacacctatgtctTAGAgtgatgcaaaataaataaataaaatgagctGACTAAGCAGTGTAATAGGCGGAAATGAATCCCTATGCAACAGCTATATACCGAAATGTGTTTTACCTATTTTCACTCAATATCATATATAAAACATCCAAGACTTTCCGTCTTGAGGAAATGCAATGCTGCACAGCTCCCGCGGAATGAGGGAGGCGGCGGGAGTTTTACAACACTTCACAATTACGAGAAAGTTCATCGATTTGTTGTCAATTCTCAATCTATTATCAACCCTTTAAATTAAATCTCCTGTACTGGATGTTGCATTGCGGGACTCGCACACTGAAATGATTCCAATCTGCATGTAGATAAGAACTCGCAGCAGCACGTCCCTCTGCACGAGTACTCCAAGAACCTGAAGGCGATGAGCAACTACCTGACCACGGCTGGAATCCCGGCAGGCAAGGTCATCTTCATAACCCCCCCTCCTATCCACGAGGCAGCCTGGGAGGAAGCGTGCAAGCTGAAAGGTAACTTCGCATGTTACATTGGCGTCTCCGCCGAAGCTCACCGAGTGTCCTTTTTTTGCGTCCCAGGTTGTCCTCTTAATCGTCTCAACTCTGTGGCGGGCCAGTACGCCCAGGCGTGCGTCCAGGCGGCTGCTCAGTGCGGCGCCGACGTCTTGGACTTGTGGACGCTCATGCAGAAAGACAAACAGGTTgcgttttattgtattattagcATATTTcatgaatagaaaaaaagaaaactacttATCTTTTAGGTTTTACTCCATTTTGAGGTGAAGAAGTCAATGCATCCAAATGACAATAGTTTGCTTCTCCCTAGGACTTCACAGTCTACCTGTCAGACGGCCTCCACCTGTCTGAAAAAGGCAACCAGTTTGTGATGGAACACCTTTGGGAGCTACTGGAGAGCAGAGTAGCTCATCTGCCCTCCATCCTGCCCTACTGGGCGGACGTGGACGCCGGGCTCCCCGAGAGCAGCCTGCTGTGCGAGCAGTAAACATGACGGCACGAGGACTCTTATTTTAAAGAGCCTGAACGTAACATTTTCCTGTATACAAACAAATCA
This window harbors:
- the LOC144043636 gene encoding cleavage and polyadenylation specificity factor subunit 3 gives rise to the protein MASKRKVEVVVPAEESDQLHIRPLGAGQEVGRSCIILEFKGRKIMLDCGIHPGLEGMDALPYIDLIDPAEIDLLLISHFHLDHCGALPWFLQKTSFKGRTFMTHATKAIYRWLLSDYVKVSNISADDMLYTETDLEESMDKIETINFHEVKEVAGIKFWCYHAGHVLGAAMFMIEIAGVKLLYTGDFSRQEDRHLMAAEIPSVKPDILIIESTYGTHIHEKREEREARFCNTVHDIVNREGRCLIPVFALGRAQELLLILDEYWQNHPELHDIPIYYASSLAKKCMAVYQTYVNAMNDKIRKAININNPFVFKHISNLKSMDHFDDIGPSVVMASPGMMQSGLSRELFESWCTDKRNGVIIAGYCVEGTLAKHIMSEPEEITTMSGQKLQLKMSVDYISFSAHTDYQQTSEFIRALKPPHVILVHGEQNEMARLKAALIREYEDNDQVHIEVHNPRNTESVTLNFRGEKLAKVMGSLADQKCIQGQRVSGILVKKNFNYHILNPSDLSLYTELAMSTVKQTQAIPFTGPYSLLVCHLRNLTGDVEELDGTEKKTLRIFQSITLIHEVGMVLLEWIANPLNDMYADAITTVVLEVQSNPKAQKVMETQSSILDMDVFQSRLEVMLQDMFGQDYVDISDSQNISVTVDGKSVNICLETRSVSNEDEDTEDDSLRELVEQAVHHLFDALNPITSFTPSLKS
- the LOC144043640 gene encoding dnaJ homolog subfamily C member 30, mitochondrial-like isoform X1, whose protein sequence is MAEVMLRFGRSTFNVSPKICNYSPLKHTGKHKQGTVHSLTLSNGGLFVDFNRDRLYGDVKNSDVTVGISHDVSGRGVDCCLGLKNDKSASRGHASTWRGHGDSLGIFSPQSSAHPATFWGHLTFIRTYGNGAPDEPLYRSKTGYYDILGVSPKATQAQIKTAYYKQCFLHHPDRNAGNDDATIRFSDISEAYAVLGHKGLRKKYDRGLLSHFDLNNKPRAGPSAAKPTGPGSSSTGGKKAAFDPRGSTFNFDEFFRSHYGEQLQRDRDHRQRKEEMLRRREESVGERNRESATEVGVVMLLLAALALVATLRGGASR
- the LOC144043640 gene encoding dnaJ homolog subfamily C member 30, mitochondrial-like isoform X2, which produces MAEVMLRFGRSTFNVSPKICNYSPLKHTGKHKQGLKNDKSASRGHASTWRGHGDSLGIFSPQSSAHPATFWGHLTFIRTYGNGAPDEPLYRSKTGYYDILGVSPKATQAQIKTAYYKQCFLHHPDRNAGNDDATIRFSDISEAYAVLGHKGLRKKYDRGLLSHFDLNNKPRAGPSAAKPTGPGSSSTGGKKAAFDPRGSTFNFDEFFRSHYGEQLQRDRDHRQRKEEMLRRREESVGERNRESATEVGVVMLLLAALALVATLRGGASR
- the iah1 gene encoding isoamyl acetate-hydrolyzing esterase 1 homolog, with amino-acid sequence MSKFKTLIWPQVILFGDSITQGSFQVNGWGSGIADKLARKCDVVNRGLSGYNSRWGKIVLPRIVHEDESANIAAVTVFFGANDCALQDKNSQQHVPLHEYSKNLKAMSNYLTTAGIPAGKVIFITPPPIHEAAWEEACKLKGCPLNRLNSVAGQYAQACVQAAAQCGADVLDLWTLMQKDKQDFTVYLSDGLHLSEKGNQFVMEHLWELLESRVAHLPSILPYWADVDAGLPESSLLCEQ